One Bythopirellula goksoeyrii genomic window, TCACACAACACGCTCTGAACAACCTACATTGACTTTGCAAGAAATAACAAAACTCAACAATGCTCGCCAAAGAATAACAACACTTGCAAGACCTCAAAGGAGTAAGTAAGCTGCTAAATTATCGGCAAAGCAAGTGTTTTTCCAAGATGACGGGAGCAGCCTCATAACCTCCAGGTCGTTGGTTCGAATCCGGCTCCCGTTGCAAATCGCGCAGAGCTTTGCGCTAGCTATTCTGAAAGTGCTTGAGCGCAAACGCAATGGAAGAAGTCATCAATAAACCACGTGATCTACTACACCATTGGACTGTCTGATTTCGCAAAACCACGATTCGTTCTTTTGCTTCTTGTTCCCCCCCTGCCCTCTTCCAAAAAAACAATTCCAATCGTTTGGCCCCGATATTCGGTTTACTTCACTAACCAAGTTACACCCACATTCTACCCACTATGCGTTCGAGATGTTGTATTCATTCGAGTTATGTCAAATCAGCTCAATACTTGATCGTCACAACTTTTTTGGTAATATCAAGTTGCGTTTAGTTTACTGGTGCGTCCGAATAGTTCACACCGTAGAGGTCACAAGTTCGAATCTTGTGTCGCCCATTTGACGTAACTATAGCCGAATCAAAGCTTTGTGATACCTCACGACGTTCGTGAGTGCGGCACCTAATTCGCGAAACTTCGAGTAGTCGTACTCGGAGAGTTTGCAATAAGGAGCCAACGAATGCACAAGCGAGTACCCACGTATCGGAATCACAAGGCCAGTGGCCAGGCGATCGTTGAGATCAACGGTCGCCATTTCTATCTCGGCAAGTACGATTCTCCCGAGAGCCACGAAGCGTATCGGCGTAAGATCGCTGCCTATCTTTCTCAGCAGGAACTCGACGATACCCCCCTGCCCTCTCTACGCATCGATCGACTCATTCTGAAGTACTTTAAGTTTGCCAAGACCTACTATGTACGGAATGGCAAACAGACCGAGGAGATTGTTGCCCTGAGGATAGCCCTCAAGCGACTCCGCAAGATGTACGGGAGTACCGAGGCAGCCAAGTTCGGCCCGAAGGCGTTCAAGACCTTCCGAGAGTCGATGATCCAGGAGGGTCTATCACGCAAGTATATCAATGACACGACGGGGCGGATCAAGCGGATGTTCAAGTGGGGGGTGGCAGAGGAACTAATCCCGCCAGCAGTCTTTCAGGCACTTACCGCGGTGCCTGGACTACGCAAGGGAAGAAGCGGTGCCAAGGAGACGGAGAAGATCCTCCCCGTCCCTGACGATGTCGTCGATGCCACCCTGCCCTTCCTGACGGAGGTCGTCGCTGACATGGTCAGGCTCCAAAGGCTGGCGGGCATGCGACCGGCGGAGGTCTGTATCCTGCGTCCCAGTGACATTGATCGCTCGGGTGAAGTCTGGACCTACGTTCCCCAGTGGCACAAGACAGAGCATGCCGACAAAGAACGGCTGATTCCCCTGGGACCTAAATGCCAGGAGATTCTACAGAAGTATCTGGATCGGAATCCCGACGACTATTGTTTCCGTCCTTGTGATTCTGAGCGGCAGCGGAGGGCAGAACGACATGCTAATCGGCAGACCCCACTCCAATATGGCAATCGCCCCGGCACCAGCGTCACCACACTGCCCAAGCGGACAGCCGGTGAGAAATACAATACAGCCAGCTACCGGAGGGCGATTCAGCGGGCGTGTGATAAGGCGTTTCCCCATCCTACTCTCCTCAAGAAACGCACGTTAGAATTGACTGCTCAAGAATGCAATGAGTTGCAAGAGTGGCGGTCGGAACATCGGTGGGCACCGAATCGACTCCGGCATTCCGCGGCTACGGAGATCCGCAGGAAGTTTGGATTGGAGGCTGCCCAGGTGGTACTTGGGCACTCGGCGGCGAACGTCACCCAGATCTATGCGGAGAAGGATTTTGCGTTGGCGGTGCGGGTGGCGCGGGAAGTTGGGTAGGTGGAATGGCAGATTATTTCTTAGTCGCTTTGGTGAGTAACAGAGGTATCCAAACTCATGGGTAAGAAGAAGCGGAAAAAAAGCAACGGTAATAATGATACCCAGCTCAATGCTTATCTTCAGGAGTTGGCCGACTCGCTGATTTGGATTGAGTCGTTGCTCAAGCCTATCGTTACGACGACCAAGGAGTTGTTGAATAATCAAAGCAAGTTCAACTTCACGTTTGTCTTTGAAGAACATTCTGGCGAGTTAGCCAGCATCGAAACAGCTTCTTCAAACAACGTAACCCCCGAAATGGTGGAAGACTTTCATTCTATTTGTATCGATCTTGGTGAGACTCTATCTGAATGGCTCAAAAAACTACCTGAGCGAATCCACGCATTAGATCTGTCGCTAGTTCAAATGCCAGGTGACATCCATAAGATGCTAACTGATGTGCGGGGTCACAATTGGCGGCCCTATGTCCGAAGATACCTGATCTTGCCTCTCGCCTATTGGCCTGCTATCCCGTCGCGCGAACAATGGCAAATAAACTCTAGTAAGTTTCCTGTCAGACCTTCGATCCCAACGCGACTTGATAAGTATCTGGAACTCACGAGCGAGAAGGATCCTTCAGAGGAATGGCAAGCCCTTTGTCAGCGGATTCGCTCGTTCATCGACGACATTCGGGTCATCGCACTTGAATTGAATTCAGAGGCAATACTAGAACCCGATGGGCCAGTGGGGATTAGGCTATGGCGATGGAAAGGTCAGACAGCAAATAGGCCAATGACAGAGACACAAGATAGGCTCGCTAGGTATCTGTGGAAAAAACGGAACAACCGCGTTTCCATCTCTACTTTGATAGGCAAGGACCGATTGTTCGAGAAAGTAGAGGATGACACGGTGAGACGCCATGGCTCAAATATTTCCACCTACTTCATGAACGAAGGTTTTCCCATCGCCGTTGAAACTGCCGATGGCGATCTGTGGTTAACTATTAACAAGCCGGAAGAATAATTCCGCCCAGCTTCCGTGGGACTTCCGCGACTATTGCTATCTTCTGCAAGTGACATCTTAAACAGTCACTTTACTGCAGAGGATAGAAATGGTTGCGAAACATGAGAAGCTCTTGGCTGGTCCGATCGCCGTCGAGAAAGTCACCGGCGAACGGCCCCACTACTCCACTTATTTCCGCTGGACCCACTATGGCATCCGGCTTCC contains:
- a CDS encoding tyrosine-type recombinase/integrase — protein: MHKRVPTYRNHKASGQAIVEINGRHFYLGKYDSPESHEAYRRKIAAYLSQQELDDTPLPSLRIDRLILKYFKFAKTYYVRNGKQTEEIVALRIALKRLRKMYGSTEAAKFGPKAFKTFRESMIQEGLSRKYINDTTGRIKRMFKWGVAEELIPPAVFQALTAVPGLRKGRSGAKETEKILPVPDDVVDATLPFLTEVVADMVRLQRLAGMRPAEVCILRPSDIDRSGEVWTYVPQWHKTEHADKERLIPLGPKCQEILQKYLDRNPDDYCFRPCDSERQRRAERHANRQTPLQYGNRPGTSVTTLPKRTAGEKYNTASYRRAIQRACDKAFPHPTLLKKRTLELTAQECNELQEWRSEHRWAPNRLRHSAATEIRRKFGLEAAQVVLGHSAANVTQIYAEKDFALAVRVAREVG